In one Pyxidicoccus xibeiensis genomic region, the following are encoded:
- a CDS encoding imelysin family protein, protein MARFSLSVRLALAPVLVSGALLVGGCSNEDCCDMPEVTLKQDLVTNFADRVVVPTYRDLAHELTALDTAVLLLRTEPTAARLTAAREAWFAARVPWEQSEGFLFGPVDSFGYDPALDSWPVNRTDLDAVLSSSDPLTAEYVRNLQETQKGFHTVEYLLFGEGGTKKVEDFTPRQFEYLTAITTELQTVGNALLAAWTETTDGRPPYRDTLATAGQSGNTAYPSVQAAAQEMVGGIINILDEVANGKIADPYDAKDPDLVESQFAYNSLSDFTNNIRSVENVYLGRATDMTAQGQTLRDVVGVNTDLDARIRGEISQAITALGNIPEPFRDAIRDPASKDEIEAAQEAIRKLQDTFEKNVLPFVTQ, encoded by the coding sequence ATGGCTCGTTTCTCCCTGTCCGTTCGTCTCGCACTGGCGCCAGTGCTCGTCTCCGGCGCGCTGCTCGTCGGGGGTTGTTCCAACGAAGACTGCTGTGACATGCCCGAGGTCACCCTGAAGCAGGACCTGGTGACCAACTTCGCGGACCGCGTGGTGGTGCCCACGTACCGGGACCTGGCCCATGAGCTGACGGCGCTGGACACGGCGGTGCTGCTGCTGCGGACCGAGCCGACGGCGGCGCGGCTGACGGCGGCGCGCGAGGCCTGGTTCGCCGCGCGCGTGCCGTGGGAGCAGAGCGAGGGGTTCCTGTTCGGCCCGGTGGACAGCTTCGGGTATGACCCGGCGCTGGACAGCTGGCCGGTGAACCGGACGGACCTGGACGCGGTGCTCTCCAGCAGCGACCCCCTCACGGCCGAGTACGTGCGCAACCTGCAGGAGACGCAGAAGGGCTTCCACACGGTGGAGTACCTGCTCTTCGGCGAGGGTGGCACGAAGAAGGTGGAGGACTTCACCCCGCGCCAGTTCGAGTACCTCACCGCCATTACCACCGAGCTGCAGACCGTGGGCAACGCGCTGCTGGCGGCGTGGACGGAGACCACCGACGGCCGGCCGCCCTACCGCGACACGCTGGCCACCGCGGGGCAGTCCGGCAACACCGCGTACCCGTCCGTGCAGGCCGCGGCGCAGGAGATGGTGGGCGGCATCATCAACATCCTCGACGAGGTCGCCAACGGGAAGATTGCCGACCCGTACGACGCGAAGGACCCGGACCTGGTGGAGAGCCAGTTCGCCTACAACTCGCTGAGCGACTTCACCAACAACATCCGCAGCGTGGAGAACGTCTACCTGGGCCGGGCCACGGACATGACGGCGCAGGGGCAGACGCTGCGTGACGTGGTGGGCGTCAACACGGACCTGGACGCGCGCATCCGCGGCGAGATTTCCCAGGCCATCACCGCGCTCGGCAACATCCCGGAGCCGTTCCGCGACGCCATCCGCGACCCGGCCTCCAAGGATGAAATCGAGGCCGCGCAGGAAGCCATCCGCAAGCTCCAGGACACGTTCGAGAAGAACGTGCTGCCGTTCGTCACCCAGTAG
- a CDS encoding di-heme oxidoreductase family protein, protein MRRPLMMGAVLLLATACGEDTPGAPAAPPRAGGATTIDDRTSLAFAQPAPNLSLEAQERHRVGDAAFAAVFVPAPAPVNPGLGPVYNNTSCNGCHLRNGRGMPVMGSGPQRTQLLVRVSMTGGSPEHPNGAVPVPGFGLQVQDQANYGVKPEAAVALEWVETQGQYADGSPYSLRSPRVRITPKDGSVPPAGMLTSLRLPPPVFGLGLLEAVELSTLQALADPDDRDGDGVSGRLNEVWDVAARALAPGRFGWKANSPHLAQQSAEAYVNDMGVTNPLFPEVDGTHELSRDTLEAAVFYAQSLGVPARTALDGAEVRRGEGLFRARGCEHCHREVLETGPYPVAELAHQRIHPYTDLLLHDLGPGLADGRPDGAATGAEWRTPALWGLGLTQTVLPYAAYLHDGRARTLEEAILWHGGEAEAAKEGFRQSSTEDRAALVAFLRSL, encoded by the coding sequence ATGCGACGTCCGTTGATGATGGGAGCCGTGCTGCTGCTGGCCACCGCCTGCGGTGAGGACACGCCGGGAGCTCCGGCGGCCCCGCCGCGCGCGGGTGGCGCGACGACCATCGACGACCGGACCTCGCTGGCCTTCGCCCAGCCCGCGCCCAACCTGTCCCTCGAGGCGCAGGAGCGACACCGGGTGGGCGACGCGGCCTTCGCGGCGGTGTTCGTCCCGGCCCCGGCGCCCGTCAATCCGGGGCTGGGACCCGTGTACAACAACACCTCCTGCAACGGCTGCCACCTGCGCAACGGGCGCGGCATGCCGGTGATGGGCTCGGGCCCGCAGCGGACGCAGCTGCTGGTCCGGGTCAGCATGACGGGCGGCTCGCCGGAGCACCCGAATGGCGCGGTCCCCGTGCCGGGCTTCGGCCTCCAGGTGCAGGACCAGGCCAACTATGGCGTGAAGCCCGAGGCCGCCGTCGCGCTCGAGTGGGTGGAGACGCAGGGGCAGTACGCAGATGGCTCGCCGTATTCGCTGCGCTCGCCACGGGTGCGCATCACCCCGAAGGATGGCTCGGTGCCGCCCGCGGGCATGTTGACGTCGCTGCGCCTGCCGCCGCCCGTCTTCGGACTGGGGCTGCTGGAGGCGGTGGAGCTGTCCACGCTCCAGGCGCTGGCGGACCCGGATGACCGGGATGGCGACGGCGTCTCCGGACGACTGAACGAGGTCTGGGACGTGGCGGCCCGCGCGCTGGCGCCGGGGCGCTTCGGCTGGAAGGCGAACAGCCCGCACCTCGCGCAGCAGTCCGCCGAGGCGTACGTCAACGACATGGGGGTGACCAATCCCCTCTTCCCCGAAGTGGACGGCACGCACGAGCTGTCCCGCGACACGCTGGAGGCGGCGGTCTTCTACGCGCAGTCCCTCGGCGTGCCGGCGCGCACGGCGCTGGACGGCGCGGAGGTGCGGCGCGGCGAGGGCCTGTTCCGGGCACGGGGCTGCGAGCACTGCCACCGCGAGGTGCTGGAGACGGGCCCGTACCCGGTGGCGGAGCTGGCGCACCAGCGCATCCACCCATACACGGACCTGCTGCTGCATGACCTGGGGCCCGGGCTCGCGGACGGGCGGCCGGATGGCGCCGCCACGGGGGCGGAGTGGCGCACGCCCGCGCTGTGGGGCCTGGGGCTGACACAGACGGTGCTGCCGTACGCGGCGTACCTCCATGATGGACGGGCCCGCACGCTGGAGGAGGCCATCCTCTGGCACGGCGGCGAGGCCGAGGCGGCGAAGGAAGGCTTCCGCCAGTCATCGACCGAAGATCGCGCGGCGCTGGTGGCGTTCCTGCGCTCGCTCTGA